In Erinaceus europaeus chromosome 10, mEriEur2.1, whole genome shotgun sequence, one DNA window encodes the following:
- the TMEM210 gene encoding transmembrane protein 210, translating into MAPCSQLDSCLLGSPLGLICLSLSLLPAAAGTNCDCNLGLSHEALIALIVVLAGISASCFCALVIVTVGIFQAKGEPCSPNQNRMEGNFGVQEDHTDLPTVQVESHLMDPELEVSEMPSVEEQDLMTTESMATSEVSSDLPPPPPPPPPPPPQ; encoded by the exons ATGGCTCCCTGTTCCCAGCTGGACTCCTGCCTGCTTGGGAGTCCCCTTGGCCTGATATGTCTTTCCCTTTCGCTCCTTCCTGCTGCAG CTGGAACCAACTGTGACTGCAACCTCGGCCTCAGCCATGAGGCTCTCATTGCCCTGATCGTGGTGCTGGCAGGCATCAGTGCCAGCTGCTTCTGTGCCCTTGTCATCGTGACAGTTGGCATCTTTCAAGCCAAGGG TGAACCGTGCTCTCCAAACCAGAACAG GATGGAGGGCAACTTTGGGGTCCAGGAAGATCACACAGACCTGCCCACTGTGCAAGTGGAGTCCCATCTCATGGACCCCGAGCTGGAAGTGTCTGAGATGCCATCCGTGGAAGAGCAAGAcctgatgaccacagaatccaTGGCTACCTCTGAGGTGTCGAGTGACCTgccgcccccacctccacctccaccaccaccaccacctcagtAG
- the LRRC26 gene encoding leucine-rich repeat-containing protein 26, with product MPQRQAGSEPCRTQVFQGGLAAALMRCLFFLSRLTPPLLLLLLCPLPVRAQAPTASAPSGTPGAQGCPEACACTAGGQANCSGRALPVVPAGLSWHVRRLLLDHNRVRALPPGAFVGAGALLRLDLRENGLRWVHARAFWGLSALQCLDLGANQLEALAPGTFAQLRALRNLSLADNRLARLEPATLGALPLLRALSLQNNELSELAPGVLADLPALGALGLRGNPWACGCALRPLCAWLRRHPRPAPETEALLCVSPGRLTLSPLAAFPDSAFSHCTQPLAARDLVVICSLGPVSFLASLAACLALGSVLAAWRARRRRRSAARRPPRRPPDPGSAPASPADLGRVAACART from the exons ATGCCGCAGAGACAGGCAGGCTCGGAGCCGTGTAGGACACAGGTCTTCCAGGGGGGTCTTGCCGCTGCCCTCATGCggtgccttttctttctctcgcGGCTAACGCCGCCCCTGCTGCTGTTGCTCCTGTGCCCGCTGCCTGTGCGGGCCCAGGCTCCCACCGCGTCCGCCCCCTCGGGAACGCCGGGCGCCCAGGGCTGCCCCGAGGCGTGCGCGTGCACGGCGGGCGGCCAGGCCAACTGCTCAGGGCGCGCGCTGCCCGTCGTGCCCGCGGGCTTGAGTTGGCACGTGCGCAGGCTGCTGCTGGACCACAACCGCGTGCGCGCGCTGCCGCCCGGTGCTTTCGTGGGCGCGGGCGCGCTGCTGCGCCTGGATCTGCGTGAGAACGGGCTGCGCTGGGTGCACGCGCGGGCCTTCTGGGGGCTGTCGGCACTGCAGTGTCTCGACCTTGGCGCCAACCAGCTGGAGGCGCTGGCGCCTGGCACCTTCGCGCAGCTGCGCGCGCTGCGAAACCTCTCGCTCGCAGACAACAGGCTGGCGCGCCTGGAGCCCGCGACACTGGGGGCGCTCCCGCTGCTGCGCGCGCTCAGTCTGCAGAACAACGAGTTGTCGGAGCTGGCGCCCGGCGTGCTGGCCGACCTGCCCGCGCTAGGCGCGCTCGGTCTGCGCGGCAACCCCTGGGCCTGCGGGTGCGCGCTGCGCCCCCTGTGCGCCTGGCTGCGCAGGCACCCGCGGCCCGCGCCAG AAACCGAGGCGCTGCTCTGCGTGTCGCCAGGTCGCTTGACGCTCAGCCCCCTGGCTGCCTTCCCCGACTCCGCCTTTAGTCACTGCACGCAGCCGCTCGCCGCCCGCGACCTGGTGGTGATCTGCTCGCTTGGGCCCGTCTCCTTCCTCGCCAGCCTGGCCGCCTGCCTGGCTCTGGGCTCCGTGCTCGCCGCCTGGCgtgcccgccgccgccgccgctccgcTGCCCGCCGCCCCCCGAGGAGACCTCCGGACCCCGGATCTGCCCCGGCATCGCCCGCGGACCTCGGGAGAGTCGCCGCCTGTGCCCGAACTTGA